In a genomic window of Bacillus sp. E(2018):
- the gatA gene encoding Asp-tRNA(Asn)/Glu-tRNA(Gln) amidotransferase subunit GatA, which translates to MSILDKKISELHQLLHTKELSVTDIVDATFDRIHQVDGKVKAFLTLNEEYSRIKAKQLDEKLVSGADRGLLFGMPIGIKDNIVTKGIRTTCASRILENFEPIYDATVVERLNQADTITIGKLNMDEFAMGSSNENSGFHPTHNPWDLSCVPGGSSGASAASVSAGEVLFSLGSDTGGSIRQPAAFCGVVGLKPTYGLVSRYGLVAFASSLDQIGPVTRNVEDNAYLLQAIAGNDPMDSTSAKVDIPDYLTSFTGDVKGLKIAVPKEYLGEGVEPGVKERVMEALKVLEGLGATWEEVSLPHSRYALATYYLLSSSEASANLSRFDGVRYGLRSDNSENLIEMYKQSRSEGFGEEVKRRIMLGTFALSSGYYDAYYKKAQKVRTLIKEDFTNIFEKYDVIIGPTTPSASFKCGSMTKDPLTMYMNDILTIPVNLAGVPAISVPCGFSDGLPIGLQIIGKHFDERTIYRVAHAFEQATDHHTEKPKL; encoded by the coding sequence ATGTCGATTTTAGATAAAAAGATCTCAGAACTTCATCAGTTATTACATACAAAAGAATTGAGTGTAACTGACATTGTGGATGCGACGTTTGACCGCATTCATCAAGTAGATGGTAAAGTAAAGGCGTTTTTAACACTAAATGAAGAATACAGCCGCATTAAGGCTAAACAATTAGATGAAAAGCTCGTTTCCGGTGCTGATAGAGGACTGCTCTTTGGTATGCCAATCGGAATCAAAGATAACATCGTAACAAAAGGGATTCGTACAACATGTGCGTCTCGAATTTTAGAAAACTTTGAACCGATCTATGATGCAACTGTTGTGGAACGTTTGAACCAAGCGGACACGATCACGATCGGAAAATTGAACATGGATGAATTTGCGATGGGGTCATCAAACGAGAACTCCGGATTCCACCCAACTCACAACCCGTGGGATCTTTCTTGTGTACCAGGAGGTTCATCCGGTGCGTCTGCGGCATCAGTATCCGCTGGAGAAGTTCTTTTCTCACTAGGCTCTGATACAGGTGGCTCGATTCGTCAGCCTGCTGCGTTCTGTGGTGTTGTTGGATTGAAGCCAACTTATGGACTCGTATCTCGTTACGGCTTAGTCGCGTTTGCCTCATCACTGGACCAGATCGGTCCAGTAACGCGTAACGTTGAAGACAATGCATACTTGCTGCAAGCCATTGCAGGGAACGACCCGATGGATTCTACTTCTGCAAAAGTAGATATCCCAGATTATCTAACTTCTTTTACAGGTGATGTAAAAGGATTGAAGATTGCGGTACCAAAGGAGTATCTCGGTGAAGGTGTAGAGCCAGGCGTAAAAGAACGCGTGATGGAAGCTCTAAAAGTACTTGAAGGGCTTGGAGCGACATGGGAAGAAGTATCTCTGCCGCATTCTCGTTATGCTCTTGCAACGTACTACTTGCTGTCATCATCTGAAGCTTCTGCTAACCTTTCACGCTTTGATGGCGTGCGTTACGGACTGCGCTCAGATAACAGCGAGAACTTGATCGAGATGTACAAGCAGTCTAGAAGCGAAGGGTTTGGTGAGGAAGTAAAACGCCGCATCATGCTTGGAACGTTTGCGTTAAGCTCTGGATATTACGATGCTTATTATAAAAAAGCACAAAAAGTTCGTACGCTGATTAAAGAAGACTTTACGAACATTTTTGAGAAATACGATGTGATCATCGGGCCAACAACGCCATCTGCATCGTTTAAATGTGGATCGATGACGAAAGATCCGTTAACGATGTACATGAACGATATTCTAACGATTCCGGTTAACTTAGCGGGTGTGCCTGCAATCTCTGTACCTTGTGGATTCTCAGATGGACTGCCGATCGGACTTCAGATCATCGGTAAACATTTTGACGAGCGCACGATTTATCGCGTAGCACATGCGTTTGAACAAGCAACAGATCATCACACAGAAAAGCCGAAGCTGTAG
- the gatB gene encoding Asp-tRNA(Asn)/Glu-tRNA(Gln) amidotransferase subunit GatB yields the protein MSEFETIIGLEVHVELKTNTKIFCGCSTNFGAPPNTNVCPICLGHPGVLPVVNQQAVDFSMRAALALNCEINRETKFDRKNYFYPDNPKAYQVSQFDKPIGEHGWIEIEVGGNKKKIGITRIHMEEDAGKLTHTADGSLVDLNRQGTPLVEIVSEPDIRTPEEAYAYLEKLKAIIQYTGVSDCKMEEGSLRCDANISIRPVGQEKFGTKAELKNLNSFAFVQKGLEHEEKRQREVVSAGGEILQETRRYDEATKTTILMRVKEGSDDYRYFPEPDLVSIFIDEEWMDRVKAEIPELPDARQKRYVGDFGLPEYDAKVLTMTKEMADFFEATIKAGADAKQASNWIMGEVSAYLNNENKELDQTALTAEGLAGMIKLIADGTISNKIAKTVFKELIENGGDAEKIVKEKGLVQISDEGAIREIVVKILDANEQSVADYKDGKEKAVGFLVGQVMKETKGKANPPLVNKLIVEELKKR from the coding sequence ATGAGCGAATTTGAAACGATAATTGGATTAGAAGTACACGTTGAATTAAAAACGAACACTAAGATTTTCTGCGGCTGTTCTACAAACTTTGGTGCACCGCCGAACACGAATGTATGTCCGATCTGCTTAGGACATCCTGGTGTGTTACCTGTTGTTAACCAGCAAGCTGTAGATTTTTCGATGCGTGCCGCACTTGCACTGAACTGTGAAATCAATAGAGAAACAAAATTTGACCGCAAAAACTACTTTTATCCAGATAATCCGAAAGCCTATCAAGTGTCACAGTTTGATAAGCCGATTGGTGAACATGGCTGGATCGAGATCGAAGTGGGTGGAAACAAAAAGAAAATTGGCATCACACGTATCCATATGGAAGAGGATGCGGGTAAACTGACACATACGGCAGACGGATCACTCGTCGATTTAAACCGTCAAGGAACGCCGCTTGTAGAGATCGTGTCTGAGCCAGATATTCGTACGCCTGAAGAAGCTTATGCGTATTTAGAAAAGCTTAAAGCCATCATACAATACACAGGTGTTTCTGACTGTAAGATGGAAGAAGGTTCACTGCGCTGTGACGCAAATATTTCAATTCGTCCGGTTGGGCAAGAGAAGTTTGGAACAAAAGCAGAGCTCAAGAACTTGAACTCGTTTGCTTTCGTACAAAAAGGGCTAGAGCATGAAGAGAAGCGTCAGCGTGAAGTGGTTTCAGCTGGAGGAGAGATTCTTCAAGAGACTCGCCGCTATGATGAAGCGACTAAAACGACAATCCTCATGCGTGTAAAAGAAGGATCTGACGACTATCGTTACTTCCCAGAGCCTGATCTTGTATCCATTTTTATCGATGAAGAATGGATGGATCGTGTAAAAGCAGAAATTCCAGAACTTCCGGATGCTCGTCAAAAGCGTTATGTAGGTGACTTTGGTCTACCTGAATATGACGCAAAAGTATTAACGATGACAAAAGAGATGGCTGATTTCTTTGAAGCGACAATCAAAGCAGGTGCAGATGCGAAGCAAGCATCCAACTGGATTATGGGTGAAGTAAGTGCCTACTTAAACAATGAAAATAAAGAGCTCGATCAAACGGCACTAACAGCGGAAGGTCTTGCTGGTATGATTAAGCTGATCGCAGACGGTACGATTTCGAACAAAATCGCGAAGACCGTATTCAAAGAGTTGATCGAGAACGGTGGCGACGCTGAGAAAATCGTAAAAGAAAAAGGCCTCGTGCAGATCTCAGACGAAGGAGCAATCCGCGAAATCGTCGTGAAAATCCTCGATGCGAATGAGCAATCTGTTGCTGATTATAAAGACGGAAAAGAAAAAGCAGTCGGATTCCTTGTTGGACAAGTGATGAAAGAAACAAAAGGGAAAGCAAACCCTCCACTTGTGAACAAGCTGATTGTGGAAGAACTTAAAAAGAGATAA
- a CDS encoding TetR/AcrR family transcriptional regulator: MSKKQLIMESALELFAQQGFDATSVQQITEHAGISKGAFYLSFKSKDELINGLIDHFMLSLISDIDHVVKNHETRAELLYEFYQAAFHTFQKHSDFAKIFIKEQSKTPNEELISKIHHYDKLIDNIILGMLDRIYAEEISQTRYDLIYCVKGFIHTYSHLILFFDVPLDLQTLSRSLAEKTALLAKHSKTTFITEELYHTINEPFHVHVTKEQLLEMVEQKIEEVEDSTLEESLILLKQQMIEPSLSPAIVKGLILNLNNHPSCKQIAYLIQDCLNND, from the coding sequence ATGAGTAAGAAACAACTAATTATGGAGAGTGCCCTCGAACTTTTTGCACAGCAAGGGTTTGACGCCACATCAGTCCAACAAATCACGGAACACGCAGGTATCTCAAAGGGTGCATTCTATTTATCTTTTAAATCAAAAGACGAATTGATCAACGGTCTCATAGACCATTTTATGCTGAGTCTAATCTCAGATATTGACCATGTAGTCAAAAATCACGAAACGCGTGCTGAACTATTATACGAATTTTATCAAGCAGCGTTTCATACTTTTCAAAAGCATTCTGATTTTGCCAAAATTTTTATAAAAGAACAATCAAAAACACCGAATGAAGAGCTGATCTCAAAGATCCATCACTATGATAAACTCATCGATAACATCATATTAGGCATGTTAGACCGCATATATGCCGAAGAGATCTCACAGACTCGTTATGATTTGATCTATTGTGTAAAAGGCTTTATTCATACGTATTCACACTTAATCCTATTCTTTGATGTTCCACTGGATCTTCAAACATTGAGCCGCTCGCTTGCGGAGAAAACAGCACTGCTTGCGAAGCATTCAAAAACGACGTTTATTACAGAAGAGTTATATCATACGATCAATGAGCCTTTTCATGTTCATGTAACAAAAGAACAGCTGTTAGAAATGGTGGAGCAAAAGATAGAGGAAGTGGAAGATTCAACGCTAGAAGAGTCACTGATTCTTTTGAAACAGCAGATGATTGAGCCGAGTCTCAGTCCTGCAATCGTAAAAGGATTAATCTTAAACCTGAATAATCATCCATCATGTAAGCAGATTGCTTATTTGATTCAGGATTGTCTGAATAATGATTGA
- a CDS encoding efflux RND transporter permease subunit, which yields MKGLVNFVLMNKLAVWLLTIIITVSGIYSGTRMNMETIPDVSIPYLMVMDVYPGATPEKVMEDVSMPIEKAVEGLEDVKAVYSNSYSNMSNLQVEYEYGIDMDEAKRELQSALDAVELPETAEEPTVTAISMNMMPVAALSVSSTKEDIVELTSTVEEIILPKIEKIDGVASAKITGQHIEEVDLTYKKDKMTQYDLTEDKVKEMIQASNMAVSLGLYEFEKGEEAVAVDGKFMTSDELKNMMIPVTPSATNPTPFVKLSEIADIKTVGKVESVSRTNGDEAIAIQIVKEQQANTVDVVNGVKELIKEEKSKVDGLVIDVSLDQGKPIEDSVATMIEKALFGGLIAVLIILLFLRDFKSTIISIISIPVSIFMALLVLNWMDITLNIMTLGAITVAIGRVIDDSIVVVENIYRRLHLKEEKLNGRALIREATIEMFKPILSSTLVTVAVFAPLIFVGGMVGELFAPFALTMTFALGASLIVAITIVPALSHFLFKKKLYSEKTESSHKETGKLAKWYKGILNKSLNHKIITSILAVLLLAGSLALTPIIGFSFMGSEEDKVMYLTYTPKAGELKEETLKNVEALEEKMLKRDYIDIVQISVSDNADPMMAMAGGGEGGALMYLIFDPEMENFPEVRDEIEDYIADLGQSGEWKSQNFAASTGAENEVSYTFYSEDLNKLNKAVKMAEEAMKKNDQLEDVSSSAKDAFVEHTFNVDQNEILKYGLTTGQIVMMLNPMKADEVLTTIEKDGDTLDVIVQQEQTKQPKSVDDILARQVPTALGTTMPLSELVTVEKGTTLNTLARSKGEYYATVTGKAIGDDMSKATSEVQKDIDKLYMPKGVTVGVAGVQADMNETFTQLGAAMLAAIAIVYFILVVTFREGVAPFAILFSLPFAVIGSFVGLLIAGETISVSVMMGLLMLIGIVVTNAIVLVDRIIHMEREGMNMRDAILEAGATRLRPILMTAIATIGALIPLAVGSGGGGLISKGLGVTVIGGLASSTLLTLIIVPIVYEVLSKIFKKNRKEVEEN from the coding sequence ATGAAAGGTTTAGTTAATTTTGTCTTGATGAATAAATTAGCTGTATGGCTGCTTACCATTATTATAACAGTCTCAGGTATTTATTCAGGAACACGTATGAATATGGAAACGATTCCGGATGTTTCGATTCCTTACTTGATGGTGATGGACGTTTATCCTGGAGCTACACCAGAGAAAGTAATGGAAGACGTGTCGATGCCGATCGAGAAAGCGGTTGAAGGGCTTGAGGATGTAAAAGCCGTTTATTCAAATTCTTATTCAAACATGTCTAATCTCCAAGTGGAATACGAATACGGCATAGACATGGACGAGGCAAAGCGTGAACTTCAATCTGCGCTAGATGCAGTTGAGTTACCAGAAACGGCTGAGGAGCCGACTGTGACAGCGATCAGCATGAACATGATGCCTGTTGCAGCACTCAGTGTAAGTAGTACGAAAGAAGATATCGTTGAATTAACATCAACGGTAGAAGAGATTATTCTTCCTAAGATCGAGAAAATTGATGGTGTGGCATCCGCGAAAATTACGGGTCAGCACATTGAAGAAGTGGATCTTACATATAAAAAAGATAAGATGACACAGTATGATCTGACAGAAGATAAAGTAAAAGAAATGATTCAAGCAAGCAACATGGCAGTTTCTTTAGGACTGTATGAGTTTGAAAAAGGGGAAGAAGCAGTTGCCGTTGATGGAAAGTTCATGACTTCGGATGAACTGAAGAACATGATGATTCCGGTAACACCATCTGCCACAAACCCAACGCCATTTGTGAAGCTTAGTGAGATTGCTGATATCAAGACGGTTGGTAAAGTGGAATCCGTTTCTCGAACAAATGGAGATGAAGCGATCGCTATTCAAATCGTAAAAGAACAGCAAGCCAACACGGTTGATGTTGTAAATGGTGTAAAAGAGCTGATTAAAGAAGAAAAATCAAAAGTAGATGGTCTTGTCATTGATGTATCACTCGACCAAGGAAAGCCAATAGAAGATTCAGTAGCAACCATGATTGAAAAAGCCTTATTTGGTGGATTGATTGCCGTATTGATCATCCTTTTATTTTTACGTGATTTTAAATCAACAATCATTTCAATCATCTCTATCCCAGTTTCAATCTTCATGGCGTTATTGGTGCTCAACTGGATGGATATCACGTTAAACATTATGACGCTAGGGGCGATTACGGTTGCGATTGGCCGTGTAATCGATGACTCTATCGTTGTTGTAGAAAATATTTATCGACGTTTGCATTTGAAAGAAGAAAAACTGAATGGCCGTGCGTTGATACGAGAAGCAACGATTGAGATGTTTAAGCCGATCCTTTCCTCCACACTCGTAACGGTTGCGGTGTTCGCTCCGCTTATCTTTGTGGGTGGAATGGTAGGTGAACTGTTCGCGCCGTTCGCGTTAACGATGACATTTGCGCTTGGTGCGTCACTCATTGTTGCTATAACAATCGTTCCAGCATTGTCACACTTTTTGTTTAAAAAGAAGCTCTATAGCGAAAAGACAGAAAGCAGCCATAAGGAAACTGGTAAATTAGCAAAATGGTATAAAGGGATTCTTAATAAATCTCTTAATCATAAAATTATTACTTCTATCCTGGCCGTTCTTTTACTTGCAGGAAGTTTAGCTTTAACGCCTATTATCGGTTTTAGCTTCATGGGCAGTGAAGAAGACAAAGTGATGTACTTAACGTACACACCTAAAGCTGGGGAGCTTAAAGAAGAAACATTAAAGAATGTTGAAGCTCTAGAAGAAAAGATGCTAAAACGCGATTACATTGATATCGTTCAAATCTCTGTTTCAGATAACGCAGATCCGATGATGGCTATGGCCGGTGGAGGAGAAGGCGGGGCACTCATGTACCTCATCTTCGATCCAGAAATGGAGAACTTCCCAGAAGTGCGAGATGAAATAGAAGACTATATTGCTGACCTTGGTCAATCAGGCGAATGGAAGAGTCAGAACTTCGCTGCCTCAACAGGAGCTGAAAATGAAGTCAGCTATACGTTCTACAGTGAAGATCTGAATAAACTCAATAAAGCCGTAAAGATGGCAGAAGAAGCCATGAAGAAGAACGATCAGTTAGAAGATGTTTCGTCAAGCGCGAAAGATGCGTTCGTCGAGCATACGTTTAACGTGGATCAAAATGAAATTCTAAAATATGGACTAACAACAGGTCAGATCGTGATGATGCTGAATCCGATGAAAGCGGATGAAGTCTTAACGACAATCGAAAAAGACGGAGATACACTAGACGTCATCGTTCAGCAGGAGCAAACGAAACAACCTAAGTCCGTAGACGATATTTTAGCAAGACAGGTACCAACAGCTTTAGGCACGACAATGCCATTATCTGAGCTTGTTACGGTTGAAAAAGGAACAACACTAAATACCCTCGCCCGAAGTAAAGGGGAGTATTATGCTACCGTGACGGGTAAAGCGATTGGCGATGATATGTCCAAAGCAACTTCCGAAGTCCAAAAAGACATCGACAAACTTTATATGCCAAAAGGAGTTACAGTTGGAGTGGCGGGAGTTCAGGCTGATATGAACGAAACCTTCACACAGCTTGGAGCTGCTATGCTTGCGGCGATCGCAATCGTGTATTTCATACTTGTCGTAACATTCCGTGAAGGTGTCGCGCCGTTTGCGATCTTGTTCTCACTACCATTTGCTGTGATCGGTTCATTTGTAGGTCTATTGATTGCAGGTGAAACCATCTCCGTATCCGTAATGATGGGGCTTCTGATGTTGATTGGTATCGTTGTAACAAATGCCATCGTACTCGTAGACCGAATCATTCATATGGAACGTGAAGGAATGAATATGCGTGATGCGATTCTAGAGGCGGGTGCTACACGTCTTCGTCCGATCTTGATGACAGCTATTGCTACAATCGGAGCATTGATTCCGTTGGCAGTCGGCTCAGGTGGTGGAGGACTGATCTCGAAAGGTCTCGGCGTTACCGTAATCGGCGGTTTAGCGAGTTCTACACTATTGACGCTGATCATCGTGCCAATTGTATATGAAGTTCTCTCCAAAATCTTTAAAAAGAATCGTAAAGAAGTAGAAGAGAATTAA
- a CDS encoding 5'-methylthioadenosine/S-adenosylhomocysteine nucleosidase, producing MIGISIATKWEYEATLEYFEIKDCERLAYPYGEYFIRTIHDTELVFYSTGVRKVNGVGGNQYMISKFNLTKVIVAGTCAGIDDTFSVLDIFVPNEAVQYDCTVKEIEPFIKQSFVVEIDLSRYGNDFHTGKIGTADKAVVMWKDYLELKENEITIADTEASAIAYICKKNDVECIIIKGISDFPTDESISDKFESNIEQINVYIENTPKVMKKIFGQYLKRFI from the coding sequence ATGATAGGAATAAGTATAGCAACAAAGTGGGAGTATGAAGCGACATTGGAATATTTCGAAATAAAAGATTGTGAACGTCTAGCTTATCCTTATGGCGAGTATTTCATCAGAACAATTCATGATACGGAACTTGTTTTTTATAGCACAGGTGTAAGAAAAGTGAATGGTGTTGGTGGTAATCAGTATATGATTTCTAAATTTAATTTAACTAAAGTAATCGTTGCTGGAACATGTGCAGGAATAGATGATACGTTCAGTGTTTTAGATATTTTTGTACCGAATGAAGCCGTTCAATATGATTGCACAGTTAAAGAAATCGAGCCTTTTATAAAACAATCTTTCGTAGTCGAGATTGATTTATCAAGATATGGAAATGATTTTCATACTGGAAAAATTGGTACCGCTGATAAAGCTGTAGTGATGTGGAAAGATTATTTAGAACTTAAAGAAAACGAAATAACAATAGCTGATACAGAAGCGAGTGCAATTGCTTATATCTGTAAGAAGAATGATGTTGAATGTATTATCATTAAAGGAATATCTGATTTTCCAACCGATGAAAGCATCTCTGATAAATTTGAATCAAACATTGAACAAATTAATGTTTATATAGAAAACACACCCAAAGTTATGAAAAAAATATTCGGCCAATATTTAAAAAGATTTATATAA
- a CDS encoding ATP-binding cassette domain-containing protein produces the protein MDKQLINIQNLSKYFMTKSGIHKAIDGITLDIFKGETLGIVGESGSGKTTLGRTIMRLYEPEHGNITFDGLDITHMPEKKLRPYRKEFQMIFQNPYESLSPRLTVGEILEEPLVIQKMLNKEERTKKAYNLLEKVGLPKTSYLKKIHEFSGGQRQRIGIARALMLDPKFIIADEPVSALDVSVQAQVLNLLKDLQSELDLTCLFISHDLGVVHYMSDRVAVMYLGHLIELAPKDELYRNPIHPYTKSLLSSIPIADPERRNAYREPIILPEKPLYPPQLIHVGNDHYVSANMINIKEFEIENDRNLIRN, from the coding sequence TTGGATAAACAGCTGATTAACATCCAAAACCTATCAAAATATTTTATGACGAAATCAGGAATCCATAAAGCAATTGATGGAATTACTCTCGATATTTTTAAAGGGGAAACGTTAGGAATCGTTGGAGAGTCTGGATCTGGTAAGACGACCCTTGGCCGAACGATCATGCGATTATATGAACCAGAGCACGGAAACATCACGTTTGATGGTCTGGACATTACACATATGCCCGAAAAAAAATTGCGGCCGTACCGTAAAGAATTTCAGATGATCTTTCAAAATCCATATGAGTCACTCAGCCCTCGTCTAACGGTCGGGGAGATATTAGAAGAACCGCTTGTTATTCAGAAGATGTTAAATAAAGAAGAGCGCACGAAGAAAGCGTACAATCTTCTAGAGAAGGTTGGGTTGCCGAAGACTTCTTATCTAAAAAAGATCCACGAATTCTCCGGTGGGCAGCGTCAGAGGATTGGAATCGCTCGTGCATTAATGCTAGATCCTAAATTTATTATTGCAGATGAACCTGTATCGGCCCTCGATGTATCTGTTCAAGCGCAAGTGTTGAATCTATTAAAAGATCTTCAGTCCGAACTGGATCTAACCTGTTTGTTCATCTCACATGATCTTGGCGTTGTTCATTATATGAGTGATCGAGTTGCCGTCATGTACCTTGGCCATCTGATCGAATTGGCCCCAAAAGATGAATTGTACCGAAATCCGATTCATCCTTATACGAAATCTCTTTTATCTTCCATTCCGATTGCAGATCCTGAGCGCCGGAACGCATACAGAGAACCTATCATTCTGCCAGAGAAACCGCTCTATCCACCACAGTTGATTCATGTTGGTAACGATCACTACGTATCTGCGAACATGATCAATATTAAAGAGTTTGAGATTGAGAACGATAGAAACCTAATTCGTAATTAA
- a CDS encoding ABC transporter ATP-binding protein, which translates to MSNRLLEINNLNIAFGSGKNVFNAVTDISLSVSKGQTAALIGESGSGKSVTSLSVLNLLPANGRAESGSIRFDDKEILQMTEKEMQKIRGNEISMIFQDAIASLNPAMKVGIQITEGLKYHKKMPKSELRTVAFSLLEQVGFHNPAHIFDQYPSQLSGGMKQRILIAMAISCKPKLIIADEPTTALDVTIQRQVLDLIADYKIREDASVLIITHDFGVVAEYADWVYVMFGGRIVESGDVFTIFNNPIHPYTKGLIGCIPSLESDSERLKSVYDYSFEEAGYKGRKFAPETYSMESKVYHAPSSLVEAEPGHYVRLFDESEVTIVG; encoded by the coding sequence TTGTCTAACAGACTTTTGGAAATAAACAATCTAAACATAGCTTTCGGCAGTGGAAAGAACGTATTTAATGCGGTTACTGATATTAGTCTCTCCGTCAGTAAAGGACAGACTGCCGCTCTTATCGGCGAATCAGGTTCTGGAAAAAGTGTCACTTCTCTTTCCGTGTTAAACCTTCTACCAGCTAATGGTCGAGCAGAGTCAGGGTCGATCCGTTTTGACGATAAAGAGATTTTGCAGATGACAGAAAAAGAGATGCAAAAAATACGAGGCAACGAGATCTCCATGATCTTTCAGGACGCGATCGCCTCACTGAATCCTGCTATGAAAGTGGGAATTCAGATCACAGAAGGCTTGAAATATCATAAAAAGATGCCGAAATCAGAGCTTAGAACAGTTGCATTCTCGCTTCTAGAGCAAGTAGGTTTTCATAATCCTGCACACATATTTGATCAATATCCCTCTCAGCTATCAGGAGGTATGAAGCAACGAATCTTGATCGCGATGGCCATCTCCTGTAAACCTAAACTGATTATCGCGGATGAACCAACGACCGCGTTAGACGTAACGATTCAAAGGCAGGTACTGGATTTAATCGCTGATTATAAAATACGTGAAGACGCTTCTGTTTTAATAATCACACATGATTTTGGTGTTGTAGCAGAATATGCTGACTGGGTGTATGTCATGTTTGGAGGACGAATCGTAGAATCAGGAGATGTGTTTACGATCTTTAATAATCCCATCCATCCATATACAAAAGGCTTGATCGGCTGCATTCCAAGTTTGGAGAGCGACAGCGAGCGTTTAAAGAGCGTTTACGATTATTCGTTTGAAGAAGCAGGGTACAAGGGAAGAAAATTTGCTCCAGAGACTTATTCAATGGAAAGCAAAGTTTATCATGCTCCTTCTTCTCTTGTAGAAGCGGAACCAGGACATTATGTTCGCCTTTTTGATGAGAGCGAGGTGACGATCGTTGGATAA
- a CDS encoding ABC transporter permease subunit, which yields MNFSFTSYLRRLRSILIGVLIISFLPSIFFGIAPLQSMKLWEYNIENRKYSLFPDIFDKFFYSMTIFFTALLLGLLVALLLTFLATLLPRPLKRAVYGFLTLLESLPDLFIVIALQVSAVYIFKKTGLLIANVSGVYDNRIYFFPILTLSVLPTIQLFKITFLLMKEEQNKPYITVARAMGLGNLYITLNHVFRNIMTSLFQYSKTIFVFMLSNLFILEYVFNLNGIMTIMLNTQGVSFIITVLFIAIPFSFLFEVMESYRGGLNVQKEDAA from the coding sequence ATGAACTTTTCATTTACGAGTTATCTGAGAAGGCTTCGGTCGATCTTGATCGGCGTTTTAATCATCAGTTTTCTTCCTTCTATCTTTTTTGGTATCGCCCCACTGCAAAGCATGAAACTATGGGAGTACAACATCGAGAATCGAAAATATAGTCTTTTTCCTGATATTTTTGATAAGTTTTTTTACTCGATGACAATTTTCTTTACAGCATTGCTCCTAGGTCTTTTAGTAGCGTTATTACTTACGTTCTTAGCAACACTGCTTCCAAGACCATTAAAACGCGCTGTCTACGGATTCTTAACACTATTAGAATCTTTACCAGATCTTTTTATCGTTATCGCACTACAAGTTTCGGCGGTATATATTTTTAAGAAAACCGGATTATTAATCGCGAATGTTTCCGGCGTCTACGACAACCGCATTTACTTTTTTCCGATTCTAACACTATCAGTCCTGCCAACGATTCAACTGTTTAAGATTACCTTTCTACTAATGAAAGAAGAGCAAAACAAACCATACATAACCGTAGCACGAGCGATGGGACTCGGAAACCTGTACATCACGCTCAATCATGTGTTTCGTAATATCATGACAAGTCTCTTTCAATATTCCAAGACCATCTTTGTTTTTATGCTTTCGAATTTATTCATTCTAGAATACGTCTTTAACTTGAACGGAATCATGACCATCATGCTAAACACACAAGGTGTTTCGTTTATCATAACGGTCTTGTTTATCGCGATTCCTTTCTCCTTCCTGTTCGAGGTCATGGAATCTTACCGTGGAGGCTTAAACGTCCAAAAGGAGGATGCAGCATGA